GGGTGGTTCGGCATTTGGATAGACAACATAACGAGGCGGCACCTCCGGGTGAATCGGTGCGCCGATTCGGCGAATATAGAACGTTGCGGCGCACCTGTTCAGCTGCGCCCAAGGCGAATCAGCTCAGCACCCAGACGGTGAGGTGTTGTGCCTGCTGAAAAATCTTTTCTCCGACACGCCGAGAAACAAAGTCCTGATAAACGCTGAGTCCCCTTCTTCCGATCACGATCGTGTCATATCCATCATGGTTGGCCTTCTCAACGATTCGGGTCGACAGATCCTGCGGGGCGTCGATCATTTCAAAACTGATCTGATTGAAAGACAAGCCCGCATCCACCAGGCACTCCTTGGCCTTGTTGATCATCGGCTCGATGTGCTTGCGCGCGTTATCTTCCTCGGCGGGCGATCGCTTACCCTGAATGACATGATAGAAAGCGATCTTGCAGTCCGATGCGCCGATCAAGGCGCTCATGGACCTTACCGCCCGCATGACCTCCTTGGATCCGTCGAATGAAACCAATATACGGTTCTGACGCACCGCGCCGCCGACGATGATCATCGGAATGCCTTGAATTTTCTTGAGCAGCTTATTGGGAACGCTTCCGAGAAGCATGTCTTTAATCTTGCTCTCGCCCTTTCTCCCGAGCACGACGGCATGATAGCCTTCATGAGATTCCCGAAAGATATCGTTGACTATTCCCAGGTTCTTGGCCTGGATTTTCTTTGAAATGGAATCCGGATCAAAACCCGCTTCGGTCAATATGGATTGGGCTTTTTCCATTGCGGCATTGATGCGCTTGTGCTGGGCAGCGATACAGGCCCTGATGTTGCCGCCGCTGAACCTGAAATCCATATCATGCTCGACTTGCCAAAAGGAGCTGGTCATCCGGGTCTCGATATGAAACAAAACGACTTCCGTGTACTTCGCGGGCATGAGGTTTGCCACATATTTGACTGCTTCCAGCGCTAAATCAGATCCATCAAATGCAATGAGAATTCTCAACCCTCGCCTGCTGTCGTCCCTTTCCTCCATCCGATCCTCCTTGATGAGATTCGTTGAAGCTTGCGTCGGCATCGTCCTTTGTTAATTTTAAAAATATTATAAGGTTGTTCGACCATTATTGACAACAAAAAACGGACGCAACGAGGGACCCGCAAAAAGGAAACACCAAAAGCCTGCAATATAGATCAGAAATTGACCTCTTCGATGAAAGAGAGGATACAGCTGTTCACCAATTCCGGCTGTTCATGGATCACCCAGTGGGTGCCGTCAGGTATACGTTTGACCTCCAATCGCTCCACATACAACCCTAATCCTTCAAGGTTTCCAGGCAACAGGGCCTCGTCCAGTTCACCCCAGATCACCAGTGTCGGCACGCGAACTTCAAACATGGCACGAGGCGCCTCCGCGATTTGTCGTATGATCACCGTTTCCGCTTCAGTGGTTGGAGGATGCAGCGGTGAAATGCGATAGTAGTTCAGACCACCCGTCAAGGCACCCGGCTGCGACCAGGCTGACACATAGTCTTGCATCAGCGCATCGGAGGGGCGCCACCGGGATTGACCTTTCGTCAGTGCATCTTTCAAGTACTGATAATCATTTCTTGACAGGATCTCTTCTGAATCCGGTGACCGAAACAGATTCATGTAGGCGCTGGCATTCTGCTGGGCGGGATTTTCCAAAAGCTCGCGCGCAAAAACTCCTGGATGGGGCGAATTGATGATGACGAGCTTTTCGACCATCTCCGGATAGCGGTTGGCAAAAGCCCAGGCGACCCCTCCCCCCCAATCATGTGCGACCAATATCATCTCCTTTTTGCCAAAATGGTAAACGAGGTTGCGGATATCCTCGACAAGCAACTTGACATGATACTGTTGGGGCAGAGACGGTTTGTCGGAAAGATTGAATCCCCTCAAGTCCGGTGCCACTGCCTGGTATTTGGTGCAGAAGGTGGTTAACTGATGTTCCCAGGCGGCCCAGAATTCGGGAAAACCATGCAGAAAAAGGATGAGTTTTCCTTGTCCCTTGGCGGCATAATGGATTTTGATGTCTTTGGAAACGGCATAGCCATGATCGAATGTATCTTTCATGCTGGGCATTGTCCTCCTCCTTGAGATCTTAGGGGTGGTGGCAAAAATTCGGATCGATTTTCTCCGGTTTCGGCATCATTGACAATAGCACTTTTTTTGAGCGAACGCTCGCTTTTTCTAATTGACAGTTCACCGGCACTTTCTCTATGATAAAAACTTCCATATTGTCTGCTTGGATCCATCATCCAGTGGTGGCAGGATCCGGCACAACTGCATAAAGGAGAGATCATGGGTGAATTGGACGCATTGTTATCGCCGTTTCGCATCAAAAGCATGACCGTACCCAATCGTGCGGTCCTCCCCCCCATGGGCACCGGACTGGCCAACCCAGACGGAACGGTCAGCGATGCCCTCCTGGCCTACATGAAGCGCCAGGCCCAAGGTGGCGTGGGCCTGTTGATTTCCGAAATAACAGGCATCGCGCCCAATGGTGTGGTGCTCAAAAAACAACTCGCCGCCTGGGATGACGCATTTCTTCCCGGGTTGAAGCAATTGGCCGCCGTTATGCACTCAGGTGGGGGCAAGGCGGCCATGCAACTGCACCATAGCGGACGCGAGAGCGCCTACATGCTGAAAAAGGGCATGGCCATCGGTCCGTCTCCCCTGCCCAGTTTGATCTATGGACAGCCCCCCCGGGAGATGACACTTCAAGACATTGACGAAATTGTGGCCGCATATGGTTCTGCAGCCGCCAGGGCCAAGGCCGCCGGCTTTGACGCCGTAGAGATTCACGGCGCACATGGATACCTGATCACTCAGTTTCTTTCCGCTATTTCCAATCAACGGTCCGATGAATTTGGCGGTGATTTCAAGAGCCGCGCACGGTTCCTTTTCGAGGTGGTCCGTTCGGTGAGAAAAAGCGTGGGCGATGATTTTCCCGTTCTGCTTCGAATCTCGGCCGAAGAGTATATCAAAAACGGATACACGGTGGATGACGTTCTCACCATTCTTCCCGATTTGATCGGCAGCGGAGTGGATATCGTCCATGCGTCCGTGGGCACCCATGGCAGTCCGGCAGGCATCACCAGCGCGCCCCCGGAGTTCGATGTGGGATTCAATGTGTGGCGTGCCGAAAAAATCAAAAAAGCCGGCCCGATTCCCGTCATTGCGGTCGGCCGCTTCAACGATCCGCGCCTGGCCAACGACGTGATTGCCCGGGGAGAGGCCGACATGGTGGCATTCGGCCGCCAGGCGCTGTGCGATCCCGATTATCTGTTAAAGGCCAGACAAGGGCGGTACGAGGATATCCGCCGTTGCATCGCATGCAACCAGGGGTGCATCGAAAGAGAGATGTTCGAAGGCAAATCGGTCCGTTGTGCCATCAATCCGGAAACCGGTATGGAGATCGACTGTCCGACGGGTCCGGTGGCCAATCCGCGTAAGGTTTGGATCGTTGGGTCCGGGCCGGCCGGCCTGACGGCCGCAGTCGAAGCCAAACGTCTCGGACATGACGTCACCGTTTTTGAAAAAGAGGCGCACACCGGTGGCAACATCCGTTACGCTTGCAAGGCGCCGCACAAGGAAATCTATCTGGACTGGATTGAATTTTTGGCGAAACAGGCAAAGGACGCCGGGGTTAGGATACAAACGAAGTCCCCGGTAACCGAAGCCATGCTGATCGAAAATCGTCCCGATGCGGTCATCGTTGCGACCGGAGGGGAAAAAATCGTTCCTCGAATCGATGGCATGGATCAGCCCCATGTGTTCGATGCCTGGCAAATCCTCGGGGAAACCGTCAAACCCGCAAAAGCTATCCTCGTGGTGGGCGGTGGGTTGATCGGCATGGAGACCGCATGTTTTGCCGCTGCCCGCGGAAGTGACGTCACCCTCATCGAACAGCTCCCCTCCTCCCCGGTGCCGAAATTTACTTCCCATGGATACAGCTTGCATAAGTACCTGCGCCAAGCCGGCGCACTGTTGCGTTTCGGTTGCGCGCTTAAAAGCATCAACCCCGATGGCGTCATCATAGAATGTGACGGCCGGGAAGAGAGGCTTTCGAGCTTTGATCAGGTCGTCATCGCAGTGGGCATGAAACCCCGAAACGAGCTGAAAACATTCCTGACAGAAAATCACATTCGCCATGTTGTGGTCGGAGATGCCTTGAAGGTCAGAAGAATCATGGAGGCGACCGAAGAAGGCGCCAGGGCTGCCTGGGAACTATAGCCGCAGCCTGCTATCCAGCACATCGCAGCACAACCGGGCGGGCCATGCGGCCAGCCCGGTTGATATTCCTTCCCGCCATCTCAAAAATCGGATGTTGTTTCTATATCGAGGCACCGACAAAGATAGGGGGCCGATTCAGGTCGTTGCCACCTCATGGATGACCGTTCTCAGGATGGCCATCTCATTAATCGAGGCCCTCCCGAATTCAATTCCGAGCCCATCGGCGTCCCTTCGGACAATTTGTCCCCTGATTTGACATCCCTTGCCCAGGCTCTGGCTGTAAAAGGATATCTGGATATCCTTGCCCACGGAAAAGGGACCCTTGGTCGCCAGATAGGCACCACTCAGGCTTATGTTCCAGATCTCACCCTGGTGGGTCCATTCATCATAGACGAAAGAGGCCGGCAAGGCGCATCTGAATCTTCTGTACCTTCGCTTCTCATTTTTCTTTTCAGGACTTTCATCCTTGATTCGACCGCTTTCGAGCAGCAGGCTCATCAAGGGAGCCTCGATGCGCCTGGGCCGCTCGGGCAGACGATATTCGAAGATGATCAACGGGTTTTCCATACCAAGGATTTCAAAGGCGCCCTCCTTGCCGCAATGTTCCCCTATTTCGGCATCGATCAACTCGCCCCGGCGGCAGTAAAGATAGCCTTTCCTGCCCCCCGACAACACTTCGATGGTGCAGGTCTTGTCCTCGAGTTCGATCATTTGAAGAAATGCAGGGATGCTGATGCCGCGCAATTGACCGCCGCTCTCGATGTCGAACTCGGTCAACAGCATGTCGAGCAGCAAATTGACATCCACCGGCAATTCGAACTGGACCTTGTATTCAAAGGCCTTGAACAAATTTGCGATCTTGGATTTCCGTTCCGCCATCACGATGAGCTTGGTCGCCTTGTGTTGCCGCAACCCTTGATCGAGAAGATCCACCTCCTTGGTGGTGATTTTGGTCCCGGCGATCACGATGTCGACCTGGATCCTCTCCAGCAGGTCGATGGCCTCCAATACCGTCCCGGCTGCGATGACTTTGAAGAAGCCTCCGGCACCGCCGAGCAACTTGATCACATTTTCGCGGACATTGGGCCGTTCTTCAATGTAAAGGAGAATCTTCATGTGTGCTTCCACCAAAAAGTCGATATTTTAGTGCTTTTCAGCGCTACACGTCCTGCCCCGCGCGAAACCCCTGGTGAATGGCGTCGATGGCCTGAGCCACCCGGCGGGCATCACCGACGCTGACACAATCGATTCCCTTCTTGGTGACGACGTCGGCCAAGGCGTTGACCGACTTGGAGCCAATGGCCAGCACCACGCTATCGGCGGCCACCATCTGTCTGCCTTCGGGCCCCTCGATCAGGATGCCTTCGGGCGTGATTTCAACCGCCTTGGTCACGGTCAATTTTTTCAAACCCGTTCGATCCATCTCCTGAAACATGCACCACTTGGTCGATCGCCCGATATCCTTTCCAATCTTATCGAGCATTTCGATCAACAAGATCTCTTTCGTGCCCTTAATCGCCAACTCATAAAGGGTTTGCGGGTCCTCTGCACGATTCACCAGAAGAAACTTGACGGCATCGCCCGACAAGGTTCCCTTTTCGGCGAGAAATAATGCGGTTTCCACGCCCACAGCACCGCCGCCGACCACCACCACCCGACGGCCGACATAGACCTTGTTCTGCAGGACGTCCCAGGCCTGAACCACATTGGGTAGGTTGGCCCCCGGTATGGCCGGCTGGATAGGCTCGGCACCCGTGGCCACGATCACGGCATCCGGTCGTTCGGCGTCGATGAGAGCTTCGTCGACCTCCTTCCCGAGGCGCACCGTCACCGGACTTACCGCCACCTGCCGGGCCAGATCTTTCGCCAATTCGCCGAATTCATCGCGTCCCGGAGGCGCCGCTGCGAGATAAAGCTGGCCACCCAGCCGGTTGCTGCGCTCGTAGAGAGTCACCTGGTGACCGCGTTCTGCGGCGGCCAGGGCCGCACTCATGCCGGCAGGGCCGCCACCGACAACCATGATCTTGCGCGGCGTTTTGACCAGGACAGGGCGCGTCTCGGCCTCCCGACCGGCCCTGGGGTTGCACAGGCACTCTACGGGCTTGAGTTTGAACAGATTATCGAAGCATCCCTGGGCGCAGGCGATGCAATGAATGATCTGGTCCTCTTTTCCAGTGCGCGATTTTTCCGGCAGGTAGGGATCCGCAATCAGGCTGCGCCCCATGGCGACCATGTCACACATGCCATCGCCGATCATGTCCCTTGCCGTATAGGGATCGTTGATGCGATGGCTGGCGATGACCGGCACCGACACCCGCTCCTTGATCCCCCTGGCCAAGTATCCGAAGACGCCCCTGGGTACTTCGGTGATGATTTGCGGGACACGCGCCTCGTGCCATCCAACGTTGATACATAGCGCGTCGACACCGGCGTTCTCCACCAGTGCCTGGGCATAGGCCTGCAATTCCAGCCGCCCCTGCCCTTTCGGCATGAAATCGTTACCATTCATCCGGACGATCACCGGAAAATCATCTCCCACTTCGCGGCGAATGGCCTGCATCACCTCCAGACCGAAGCGCATCCGGTTCTCCAGATCCCCGCCATATCGATCGTCGCGGGTATTGGTCAGCGGCGAAAGAAATTCACTGATCAGATAACCGGTGCCGCTGAGGATCTCCACGCCGTCATATCCGGCCTTTTTGACGCGCAGTGCGGCCTGGGCGAAGTGATCGATGACCTGCTCGATCTCTTCAAGCGTCAAGGCCCTGGGCGTCTCCCGGGTCATTCGCGATGCAATGGCCGATGGCGCCACCGGTTGCTTGCCATCCAAGAAGAAAGAAGAATTGTACCGCCCGGCGTGGTTGATCTGGACGGCCGCCCGGGCGCCGTTCTCCCTGATGGCCGACGCGAGCCGGGCGAGACCGGGTATGAATTCATCTTTGTGGGCGCCGATGTTTTGAGTATTGCCGGAGAGCTCATCCACCGTGGCATAGCCGACGACAATCATGCCGGCACCGCCCTTTGCCCGCTCGGCATAAAAATCGACCAACTGGTCGGTCACTTCGAAATTCACGGCCATATTCATGTGCATGGCCGGCATATAAATCCTGTTCTTGACTTCCAGATGGTTGATGACAATCGGCTCAAATAACGGATCCCGCATATCTTCCCCCTTTTTTACCTCATGGCTGGCATTGGAAATGGGTACCGCTTACCCGGTTCGTTTGTATGCCAAATAATTGGAAATCTAAGCTACTGTCAAGTCATTTGCCAAAACAAGCGCGTCTCCGTGCGGCGACCGCCGGCACGGCATCCGATCATCGATCGATGGGTCTACTTCTGCAGCGACGCAATGGTCTCGTCGACGACCGTCAATACAGGCTTCAGGGTTTCCAGTTTCATTCGCTGGATAATGTCGCGTGGTTTGTTCAATGATTTGGCGAAGGCGACCGCCTCTCCGATCAATGTCTCCAAGGTGCAGACGCGCGTGATGATTTGCCGTTCCGCGCACTCCTGGGCCGTCAAACGTCTTGCGCAATACTGCATCTCTTCCAGCAAGGGGACGGGCATCACCTTTTTCGATATGGCCATGAATACCGGTCCCAGAGTCATCCCCAAGTCCACCTCGGGCAGCGATATCCAGCCGCGATCGGCCCGCATGAATCGAAAGTCATGGGAAAAGGCCAGAAATGCGCCGCCGGCGAAAGCGTGGCCGTTGATGGCGGCAACGGTTGGCATCGGCATGGTGAGCAGGCGTTTGAACAACTTGTACATGTTGCAAAGAAAACGATTCATGGACGTTTCGCCCCCGGTTTGAACCTCCGGCAACAGCCAGTCCAGATCGATGCCATTGCACCAGATCTTGGGGTGTGCGCTGGTGACGACCAGGGCATTGGCGCCGCTGTGATCGACAATGTCATCCAATACTTCGCCGAACGCCTGGATCGAAGCGAGATTAAAGCGGTTTTCACCGTTGTTCATGGTCAATACGGCTACGTTGTCATCCATTCGGTACGCGTACATTGTGCTGTGTTCTCCTTTCTTCAGAAGCATTGCGTGCAGAGATGTATTCACTTGAATATTCCATGAGATCCGGGAAGAAAAACAGGAAATCCCTTTCCAGATCTTTGTAACTGGCTAGTATTTCCGTGACTGCCCCCAAAAAACGGTCACCGCGCGTGAGACGTCCGGCAACGCGATCGAGTACAATGGCGATCTTTTCTATATGGCGGTATCCCCCGAGCCAATCGTAAGCCACCATCCGCTTTAACAGCGGTTGAATCACCTCCGTGGATCGACCTTGTTCCGATGCTAATTGACCATACACCCTTTGACAAAAACCGGCCAAGGGTTCCTCGCTGTACCGGTGCCAATGGCGCGCCAGAAAATGATCATAGCAGACATCGATGATCACGCCCGCAAATCGCCGGCGCTGGGGACTGATCCGGGACCGACTGGCACGGGTCACTGCATGGGAATCGGAATAAGCGTCTATTTTTCGATGGAAAGCGATCCCATGTCTGATATCCGGCTCAAATCCCTCTATGGCCCTGCCTTTGACAATGTCTCCCAGCAATTGACCGCTCAGGGAGTCGTTGTTCCTGTCGGCCAGAAACAGGTGGGCTAGAAAATTCACATCGATTATCCTTAGGGCGAAACCGCAGTCATCTGTCGTGCCGCCATTTTCTCTCCTGCGTTTCCACATTGTGGAACCCGGGGCCGTGCGCGATACAGGCCCGGTTCCCAGGGAATTTAGATCTTATGGTGCTTGTATTGCAACCCTTTTCGGCGCATGAAACTGCTTTTGACGTTTAACGCCACAGCCGCTTTGCCGCAAAAGCTGTAATATGTTATGAAGATGGAGAGATCGATTGATGATCGATTGATGATCTGTGCAACCCAGCATCGCGAGGCATGCCATGAAATCCCATAAAATTCATCCCATCGTCATGGGAACAAAACAATTCGACAAGAGCATGATGACCCACCAATATGGCGCCGGAACCCCCTATACGATACCGATCTACAGTTGGTATATCGAGGGCCCGGACCAAATCGTTCTGGTGGATACCGGTGAGATGAATCCCATTCAATCCGAAGATCGCCAGAAGGCCATCAACGGGCGCATCTACACCTTCGAAGAGGGCCTTTCCCGGTGGGGCCTCACGCCCGACGATGTCGACATCGTCATCCACACCCACCTGCATAACGACCATTGCGAAAACGATTATAAATGCAGCCGTGCCAAATTTTACGTTCACGAACTGGAATTGCATCAAATCCACAATCCGCACCCCTTGGATTTCCGTTACCTCGAGGACTACATCCTGGATGTGGAGGAAAAGGGTCAGATGATCACCGTCGATGACGGCACCCAGATCTGCCCGGGAATTCGCGTCCTGCATACCCCGGCGCACACCCCCGGCGGCCTCTCCGTGGAAATCGAGACGGCACAGGGCAAAGCGGTGATTACCGGTTTCTGCATCATCGACGAAAATCTCAATCCGCCCAAGGAGATCAGGGCGATGGAAATGGAGGTCATCCCTCCGGGAACCCACGTCAATGCATACGACGCCTATGATATCCTCATGGATGTCAAGGCCAACGCGGACGTGCTGATTCCCTTGCACGAACCGCGTTTTGCAGCCATCGACACCATCGGATAACAGGGCCGGCCTCTGTCCGAATCGGCACTCCCCTTCTTCACCACCCCTACAGCAAGGAGATCTGCTTCATGAGATCCATCAGAGAGGTGCTGGAATCAAAAAACATCGCTATTTTCGGCGCGTCCCGGGAAGCCGCCAAGCCTGGTTCGCTGCTGATCGCCACCCTTCAGCAGAACGGCTTCAAAGGACGCATCGCCGGCATCAATCCCAAGGGAGGCGATTTCCAGGGCGTTGCGTTTTATCGCACCATCGAAGAGGTCCCCTTTGACGTGGACCTGGTTTCAATGATCATTCCACCTGCGGCGGTGCCCGAAGCACTCCGGTCCTGCGCCCGGAAAGGCGTCAAAGGCGTGGTGATTTCCTCGGAGGGGTTTTCAGAATCCGGTGATGCCGGCCGTGCCATCCAGGAAGAAATCCGGACCATCCTGCGCGAAGCCGATATGCGCGGATTTGGTCCCAACACCCTGGGCCTGGTGAATACCGAAACAGGGATGACGACCTCCTATTTCGCCAACCGGAACATGCTGACTCCCGGGTCCGTGGGATTTGCCGCCCAGTCGGGCATCTTCGTGGGGGCCTTGCTCATGCATATGAGCGCATTTCCAGTCTACCGAATTTCCAAGGGTCTGGGATTGGGAAACAAAGTGGATGTGGATGAAAGCGACGCCTTGGAATATCTCGCCGATGACGAGCAAACCCGAATCATAGGAATGTACCTGGAAGATATTCACGACGGTCAGCGCTTTTTCGAAGTGGCCCGCAATGCGGTCAGGCGCAAGCCCGTGATCCTGGTCAAGGGTGGAAGAAGTGAGGCGGGGGGCATGGCCACCGCGTCCCACACGGCCAGCATGGCCGTAAACGATGTGGTTCTCGATGGAGTCCTTCGTCAGGCCGGCATTTTGCGGGCAAAGACGATAGACCAAATGCTTTCCATGATCATGGGCTTCCAATGGTCGCCTCTCCCTCTGGGCAACCGGATCGCCCTGGTCACCTTCAGCGGTGCGCAGGCCATCATGTCCATTGACCGTGCTTCTGAAGTCGGTCTTGAACTGGCGCGTTTCAGTCCACAAACCCTGGATCGGATAGGCAAGGTGATATCCACGATGCCGAAACGGAAAAACCCCGTGGATACCTACCCGGACATGAACATCCACGGTTTCGAGAAAACATCGCTCACCATTCTGGAAGCCCTCTTTGAAGACGACGGTGTGGACGGCATTTTCTTTATCTCCTTTGCCTCCTATGGCGCGGACACGCTTCGGCCGCTGGCGCAGATGATCAGGGAAAAGGCCAATAAACCCGTCTTTGTTTCGCTGTTGGGAGATCCCGGGCAGGAGGATCTTTGCCGATCATTTCTCATGGAACAGGAAATTCCCTTCTTCAATTACCCCGAAACAGGCATCGAGGTATTCGCCCGCATGTGGCGGTACGCCCAGCACTTAAGAGGGTGTAAATGACGCGGGCAACGAGCGCTGTATGAAGATAACATTTGGCGCACAAGGGAGTTGTCGGGCAACTCGGCCACCTGTGGATGAGCAACAGCGAGTCGTCGTACGACCCCCTAATCCATATAGAAACCGCAAAAACGGAGAGGCTGTAACCTTTAAGGTTACAGCCTCTTGGTTTCATTTGGTGCCGCAGGGGAGATTACTTTAGACCACGTAACCTGTTGTATTTATTATTGTGGAATCTGAGTGGGTGCATGTTTTTTGCCTCTACTTGCAACCTATATGCACCCTTTTTACTCATTTTGCATAGCTCGAGAGACGCCATAAATATTGGCCGAGCGGTTCCGCGAAAATCAGTCCTTAACTCACCCTATATAGCCAATTTCATAGCAATTGCCATCTCACCTACACTGCCCTGCTCAGAACCTGAAACACCATCGCCTTTCTTGATCCTCGGAGTGCGGGAAAGCGATCTTGAGATCGCAGGTGCTTGGCCCCCTTATGATCCAGTTAATCGCCTTTATTTCCGGTAGGTTGGCGAGTGTGGCCCTATGGGGCGGGCGTCTTTCGATCAATTTCACTCGTTATCCTCACCAATGAGTAACCCCTCCTATGGTGAGTAGGAAGGTTGCAGTCTTATTGCCTCACCGCCCTTGCCAGCGCATCCCAAGCTTTAAGGGTGTATGCATGAGTGAAAGCGGCACTGGCCACGGGATGGGAGGATAGCTTAATCACGACCATCTCGGCCGCCGGGTTGATGTGAATCATCTGGCCATGGATGCCTGCTGCCTCAAAGGCGCCATCGGCGTTGTGCAGGATCCACCACTGGCTTCGATAGCTGTAACCCGGTCGAAAGCCCATGCCAGAGGCCTTGAATTTTTCGCGATCACCGCCTTTGCGCAGATCGTCGATCACTGCCTGATCAAAAATACGCTTGCCGTTGAATTCACCGCCACGTCGCACCATTTCACCGAAGCGCGCCAGATCGCGTGCGGTCGCGCACAAGCCGGCGCCTTGCAGGGGGGTGCCCGCCTTATCGATCATCACATATGCATCCGCTTCCATCCCCAATATCTGCCAGATCTGTTCAGACATCAAATCGGCCCAGTGTTCACCCGTGACGCGCGAGATGATCCAGCCCAGCACCTCGGAGTGGACCGTACGGTACACAAAGCCCGCACCGTGCTCGCCCTCTTTATGTAGGGTTTGCAAAAAGCTGTAGATGGTCGATGGACCAGCGTAATTGGGCGGCGGCGGCAGCATGCCCGCGGCAAAGGCGTAGCCGAAAATTTCAGTTGTCGGATCGGTATAGACCTCCCTGAAGCGGACCGCACCGGTCATATCCATCACTTGTCGTACGGTCATGTCGCCCCACGCGCTGTTTGCCAGTTCCGGCACATAACGAGGAACCGTGGCATTGTCATCAAGCCGGCCTTCATGGACCAGTTGCGCGGCCATCAGGCCGGTGACCGATTTTGTCATCGAAAAGAGCAGGTGAGGATTTGTGTCCGCGCCCTCGTTGTGGTAGCGCTCATAGATCAGTTTCCCCTTATGCATTACGATCAACGCATCGGTATAGGTATCGGTCATCCACTTGCCAACGGTGGTGGGCTGGCCCTTATCGTCCTCAAATGCAAAATTGGTCAAATCCCTTTCGGCGACCGGCAAGGGCGATACGGCGGTGTCGCCGCGGCGGATGTTGCGGGTGGGAACCAGCTCCCGTGTGTGCTGGAGGGTCCATCGCAACTGGGGATACTTGTTCTTGTTCTGATTGGTTATGATTTTGTCATCGGCGGGCGGGAATCCTGTCATGTACTTTAAATCGTCGAGCCGCACACTTTCCGGGGGCGGGAGCTGTTGGGCATGAAGGGTGGCGATGGACAGCATGCTAAAACTTAATGATAGTAACAACAGCGCACTAAAAAAACCTTTGTTTGGTTTCATACCTCTGATCTCCTTTGCGAGCAGGTTGTAAAGGGTGGTCTTGAAGATTTTCGATGGGGCGGGTCTGAATACTACTTAGTAACTAATGCTGGATATTTCCAGAGATTGTCAATCGGATTTTTGGCAAGAGGAATGAGGGCGGGAACACACTCGAGCTCTACCGGGGCCTTCCTTTCGCACAGAATTCAGTGGGAGTCCTCAGTG
This Desulfatitalea tepidiphila DNA region includes the following protein-coding sequences:
- a CDS encoding enoyl-CoA hydratase/isomerase family protein, with the protein product MYAYRMDDNVAVLTMNNGENRFNLASIQAFGEVLDDIVDHSGANALVVTSAHPKIWCNGIDLDWLLPEVQTGGETSMNRFLCNMYKLFKRLLTMPMPTVAAINGHAFAGGAFLAFSHDFRFMRADRGWISLPEVDLGMTLGPVFMAISKKVMPVPLLEEMQYCARRLTAQECAERQIITRVCTLETLIGEAVAFAKSLNKPRDIIQRMKLETLKPVLTVVDETIASLQK
- a CDS encoding ACP phosphodiesterase, which encodes MWKRRRENGGTTDDCGFALRIIDVNFLAHLFLADRNNDSLSGQLLGDIVKGRAIEGFEPDIRHGIAFHRKIDAYSDSHAVTRASRSRISPQRRRFAGVIIDVCYDHFLARHWHRYSEEPLAGFCQRVYGQLASEQGRSTEVIQPLLKRMVAYDWLGGYRHIEKIAIVLDRVAGRLTRGDRFLGAVTEILASYKDLERDFLFFFPDLMEYSSEYISARNASEERRTQHNVRVPNG
- a CDS encoding N-acyl homoserine lactonase family protein encodes the protein MKSHKIHPIVMGTKQFDKSMMTHQYGAGTPYTIPIYSWYIEGPDQIVLVDTGEMNPIQSEDRQKAINGRIYTFEEGLSRWGLTPDDVDIVIHTHLHNDHCENDYKCSRAKFYVHELELHQIHNPHPLDFRYLEDYILDVEEKGQMITVDDGTQICPGIRVLHTPAHTPGGLSVEIETAQGKAVITGFCIIDENLNPPKEIRAMEMEVIPPGTHVNAYDAYDILMDVKANADVLIPLHEPRFAAIDTIG
- a CDS encoding acetate--CoA ligase family protein is translated as MRSIREVLESKNIAIFGASREAAKPGSLLIATLQQNGFKGRIAGINPKGGDFQGVAFYRTIEEVPFDVDLVSMIIPPAAVPEALRSCARKGVKGVVISSEGFSESGDAGRAIQEEIRTILREADMRGFGPNTLGLVNTETGMTTSYFANRNMLTPGSVGFAAQSGIFVGALLMHMSAFPVYRISKGLGLGNKVDVDESDALEYLADDEQTRIIGMYLEDIHDGQRFFEVARNAVRRKPVILVKGGRSEAGGMATASHTASMAVNDVVLDGVLRQAGILRAKTIDQMLSMIMGFQWSPLPLGNRIALVTFSGAQAIMSIDRASEVGLELARFSPQTLDRIGKVISTMPKRKNPVDTYPDMNIHGFEKTSLTILEALFEDDGVDGIFFISFASYGADTLRPLAQMIREKANKPVFVSLLGDPGQEDLCRSFLMEQEIPFFNYPETGIEVFARMWRYAQHLRGCK
- a CDS encoding serine hydrolase domain-containing protein, whose protein sequence is MKPNKGFFSALLLLSLSFSMLSIATLHAQQLPPPESVRLDDLKYMTGFPPADDKIITNQNKNKYPQLRWTLQHTRELVPTRNIRRGDTAVSPLPVAERDLTNFAFEDDKGQPTTVGKWMTDTYTDALIVMHKGKLIYERYHNEGADTNPHLLFSMTKSVTGLMAAQLVHEGRLDDNATVPRYVPELANSAWGDMTVRQVMDMTGAVRFREVYTDPTTEIFGYAFAAGMLPPPPNYAGPSTIYSFLQTLHKEGEHGAGFVYRTVHSEVLGWIISRVTGEHWADLMSEQIWQILGMEADAYVMIDKAGTPLQGAGLCATARDLARFGEMVRRGGEFNGKRIFDQAVIDDLRKGGDREKFKASGMGFRPGYSYRSQWWILHNADGAFEAAGIHGQMIHINPAAEMVVIKLSSHPVASAAFTHAYTLKAWDALARAVRQ